A window from Saccharomyces cerevisiae S288C chromosome XIII, complete sequence encodes these proteins:
- the ADH2 gene encoding alcohol dehydrogenase ADH2 (Glucose-repressible alcohol dehydrogenase II; catalyzes the conversion of ethanol to acetaldehyde; involved in the production of certain carboxylate esters; regulated by ADR1) — protein sequence MSIPETQKAIIFYESNGKLEHKDIPVPKPKPNELLINVKYSGVCHTDLHAWHGDWPLPTKLPLVGGHEGAGVVVGMGENVKGWKIGDYAGIKWLNGSCMACEYCELGNESNCPHADLSGYTHDGSFQEYATADAVQAAHIPQGTDLAEVAPILCAGITVYKALKSANLRAGHWAAISGAAGGLGSLAVQYAKAMGYRVLGIDGGPGKEELFTSLGGEVFIDFTKEKDIVSAVVKATNGGAHGIINVSVSEAAIEASTRYCRANGTVVLVGLPAGAKCSSDVFNHVVKSISIVGSYVGNRADTREALDFFARGLVKSPIKVVGLSSLPEIYEKMEKGQIAGRYVVDTSK from the coding sequence ATGTCTATTCCAGAAACTCAAAAAGCCATTATCTTCTACGAATCCAACGGCAAGTTGGAGCATAAGGATATCCCAGTTCCAAAGCCAAAGCCCAACGAATTGTTAATCAACGTCAAGTACTCTGGTGTCTGCCACACCGATTTGCACGCTTGGCATGGTGACTGGCCATTGCCAACTAAGTTACCATTAGTTGGTGGTCACGAAGGTGCCGGTGTCGTTGTCGGCATGGGTGAAAACGTTAAGGGCTGGAAGATCGGTGACTACGCCGGTATCAAATGGTTGAACGGTTCTTGTATGGCCTGTGAATACTGTGAATTGGGTAACGAATCCAACTGTCCTCACGCTGACTTGTCTGGTTACACCCACGACGGTTCTTTCCAAGAATACGCTACCGCTGACGCTGTTCAAGCCGCTCACATTCCTCAAGGTACTGACTTGGCTGAAGTCGCGCCAATCTTGTGTGCTGGTATCACCGTATACAAGGCTTTGAAGTCTGCCAACTTGAGAGCAGGCCACTGGGCGGCCATTTCTGGTGCTGCTGGTGGTCTAGGTTCTTTGGCTGTTCAATATGCTAAGGCGATGGGTTACAGAGTCTTAGGTATTGATGGTGGTCCAGGAAAGGAAGAATTGTTTACCTCGCTCGGTGGTGAAGTATTCATCGACTTCACCAAAGAGAAGGACATTGTTAGCGCAGTCGTTAAGGCTACCAACGGCGGTGCCCACGGTATCATCAATGTTTCCGTTTCCGAAGCCGCTATCGAAGCTTCTACCAGATACTGTAGGGCGAACGGTACTGTTGTCTTGGTTGGTTTGCCAGCCGGTGCAAAGTGCTCCTCTGATGTCTTCAACCACGTTGTCAAGTCTATCTCCATTGTCGGCTCTTACGTGGGGAACAGAGCTGATACCAGAGAAGCCTTAGATTTCTTTGCCAGAGGTCTAGTCAAGTCTCCAATAAAGGTAGTTGGCTTATCCAGTTTACCAGAAATTTACGAAAAGATGGAGAAGGGCCAAATTGCTGGTAGATACGTTGTTGACACTTCTAAATAA
- the ATM1 gene encoding ATP-binding cassette Fe/S cluster precursor transporter ATM1 (Mitochondrial inner membrane ATP-binding cassette (ABC) transporter; exports mitochondrially synthesized precursors of iron-sulfur (Fe/S) clusters to the cytosol; human homolog ABCB7 can complement yeast null mutant), with translation MLLLPRCPVIGRIVRSKFRSGLIRNHSPVIFTVSKLSTQRPLLFNSAVNLWNQAQKDITHKKSVEQFSSAPKVKTQVKKTSKAPTLSELKILKDLFRYIWPKGNNKVRIRVLIALGLLISAKILNVQVPFFFKQTIDSMNIAWDDPTVALPAAIGLTILCYGVARFGSVLFGELRNAVFAKVAQNAIRTVSLQTFQHLMKLDLGWHLSRQTGGLTRAMDRGTKGISQVLTAMVFHIIPISFEISVVCGILTYQFGASFAAITFSTMLLYSIFTIKTTAWRTHFRRDANKADNKAASVALDSLINFEAVKYFNNEKYLADKYNGSLMNYRDSQIKVSQSLAFLNSGQNLIFTTALTAMMYMGCTGVIGGNLTVGDLVLINQLVFQLSVPLNFLGSVYRDLKQSLIDMETLFKLRKNEVKIKNAERPLMLPENVPYDITFENVTFGYHPDRKILKNASFTIPAGWKTAIVGSSGSGKSTILKLVFRFYDPESGRILINGRDIKEYDIDALRKVIGVVPQDTPLFNDTIWENVKFGRIDATDEEVITVVEKAQLAPLIKKLPQGFDTIVGERGLMISGGEKQRLAIARVLLKNARIMFFDEATSALDTHTEQALLRTIRDNFTSGSRTSVYIAHRLRTIADADKIIVLDNGRVREEGKHLELLAMPGSLYRELWTIQEDLDHLENELKDQQEL, from the coding sequence ATGCTGCTTCTTCCAAGATGTCCTGTAATTGGGCGAATTGTAAGATCAAAATTTAGATCTGGTCTAATCCGGAACCATTCGCCCGTTATATTTACTGTGTCTAAGTTATCAACCCAGCGGCCTCTGTTATTCAATTCAGCTGTGAATTTATGGAATCAAGCACAAAAGGATATTACGCACAAAAAATCCGTCGAGCAATTCTCGTCGGCTCCAAAAGTGAAGACTCAGGTAAAAAAGACCAGCAAGGCCCCAACCCTCTCGGAACTGAAAATCTTGAAAGATCTATTTCGCTATATTTGGCCCAAAGGCAACAATAAAGTGAGGATAAGGGTACTGATTGCCCTTGGACTGTTGATATCCGccaaaattttaaatgTTCAagtacctttttttttcaagcaAACTATTgattcaatgaatatagCATGGGATGATCCTACAGTCGCCCTTCCGGCAGCGATTGGATTAACCATTCTTTGCTATGGTGTTGCAAGGTTCGGCTCTGTTTTATTCGGCGAACTGAGGAACGCCGTATTTGCCAAAGTGGCACAGAATGCCATTAGAACTGTGTCGCTACAAACTTTCCAGCACCTTATGAAGTTAGATTTGGGATGGCACTTGAGTAGACAAACGGGTGGTCTGACGAGGGCCATGGATAGAGGTACAAAGGGTATATCTCAAGTGTTAACGGCCATGGTATTCCACATTATCCCTAtaagttttgaaatatctGTCGTTTGTGGGATTTTGACGTATCAATTCGGTGCGTCATTTGCCGCAATAACATTCAGTACAATGCTTTTATACTCCATTTTCACTATAAAGACGACCGCATGGAGGACACATTTTAGAAGGGATGCTAACAAGGCCGATAACAAAGCTGCCAGTGTGGCTTTAGATTCTTTAATTAATTTTGAGGCGGTAAAATACttcaacaatgaaaaatatcttgCAGATAAGTATAATGGCTCCTTGATGAACTATCGTGACTCTCAAATTAAAGTATCGCAATCTCTAGCATTTTTGAACTCCGGCCAAAATCTAATTTTTACTACTGCCCTAACTGCAATGATGTATATGGGTTGCACCGGCGTTATTGGTGGCAACTTGACAGTTGGTGACTTGGTTCTAATTAATCAGTTGGTTTTTCAACTATCAGTACCGCTAAATTTTCTTGGTAGTGTTTACAGAGATTTAAAGCAGTCTCTGATTGATATGGAAACGCTATTTAagttaagaaaaaatgaagtcAAGATTAAAAATGCCGAACGTCCCTTAATGCTTCCAGAAAATGTTCCCTACGATATTACTTTTGAGAACGTCACGTTTGGATATCATCCCGATaggaaaattttaaagaatgCCAGCTTTACCATCCCAGCAGGCTGGAAAACCGCAATAGTTGGGTCTTCGGGCAGTGGGAAGTCCACCATTTTAAAATTAGTCTTTAGATTTTATGATCCTGAAAGCGGAAGGATCCTCATAAACGGTAGAGATATTAAAGAATATGACATCGATGCCTTGAGGAAGGTGATTGGTGTGGTACCACAGGACACACCACTTTTCAATGACACTATCTGGGAAAATGTAAAGTTCGGTCGTATTGACGCAACCGACGAGGAAGTGATAACTGTAGTTGAAAAAGCCCAGCTAGCACCCTTAATCAAGAAATTACCACAAGGTTTTGACACCATCGTCGGGGAGCGAGGGTTGATGATCAGCGGTGGTGAAAAGCAAAGGCTGGCAATTGCAAGGGTACTATTGAAGAATGCAAGGATCATGTTTTTTGACGAGGCCACAAGCGCCTTGGACACACACACAGAACAAGCTCTCTTACGAACCATTAGAGATAACTTTACTTCGGGTTCGAGAACGAGTGTATACATCGCACATAGACTGAGGACAATTGCAGATGCAGACAAGATCATAGTCCTTGACAACGGAAGAGTAAGAGAGGAAGGTAAGCATCTTGAACTGTTGGCTATGCCAGGGTCATTGTACCGCGAACTTTGGACCATACAAGAAGATCTGGATCATTTAGAGAATGAACTAAAAGACCAGCAAGAACTATGA
- the ADE4 gene encoding amidophosphoribosyltransferase (Phosphoribosylpyrophosphate amidotransferase (PRPPAT); catalyzes first step of the 'de novo' purine nucleotide biosynthetic pathway; forms TORC1-dependent, dynamic and motile condensates in cells under a purine-depleted environment facilitates efficient de novo purine synthesis; also known as amidophosphoribosyltransferase) — MCGILGIVLANQTTPVAPELCDGCIFLQHRGQDAAGIATCGSRGRIYQCKGNGMARDVFTQQRVSGLAGSMGIAHLRYPTAGSSANSEAQPFYVNSPYGINLAHNGNLVNTASLKRYMDEDVHRHINTDSDSELLLNIFAAELEKHNKYRVNNEDVFHALEGVYRLCRGGYACVGLLAGFALFGFRDPNGIRPLLFGERENPDGTKDYMLASESVVFKAHNFTKYRDLKPGEAVIIPKNCSKGEPEFKQVVPINSYRPDLFEYVYFARPDSVLDGISVYHTRLAMGSKLAENILKQLKPEDIDVVIPVPDTARTCALECANVLGKPYREGFVKNRYVGRTFIMPNQRERVSSVRRKLNPMESEFKGKKVLIVDDSIVRGTTSKEIVNMAKESGATKVYFASAAPAIRYNHIYGIDLTDTKNLIAYNRTDEEVAEVIGCERVIYQSLEDLIDCCKTDKITKFEDGVFTGNYVTGVEDGYIQELEEKRESIANNSSDMKAEVDIGLYNCADY, encoded by the coding sequence atgtGTGGTATTTTAGGTATTGTATTAGCAAACCAAACCACTCCAGTAGCTCCGGAGTTATGTGATGGATGCATTTTTCTACAACATCGTGGACAAGATGCAGCTGGTATAGCTACCTGTGGTTCTCGTGGTAGAATCTACCAATGTAAAGGTAATGGTATGGCTCGTGACGTATTTACCCAACAACGTGTTTCCGGTCTTGCTGGTTCCATGGGTATTGCCCACTTGAGATATCCTACAGCCGGGTCTTCGGCTAATTCAGAAGCGCAACCATTTTACGTCAATAGTCCTTACGGTATTAACTTGGCACATAACGGTAACTTGGTGAATACTGCATCATTGAAGAGATATATGGATGAAGACGTTCATAGACATATTAACACGGACAGTGATTCGGAGTTActattgaatatttttgcTGCTGAACTGGAAAAACATAACAAGTACAGAGTTAACAATGAAGATGTTTTCCACGCGTTAGAAGGTGTTTACCGTTTATGCCGTGGCGGTTATGCTTGCGTTGGTTTACTTGCCGGTTTTGCATTATTTGGTTTCAGAGATCCAAATGGTATTAGGCCATTATTGTTCGgtgaaagagaaaatcCGGACGGCACTAAGGACTATATGTTAGCTTCAGAAAGTGTTGTTTTCAAAGCTCACAACTTTACTAAATATCGTGACTTAAAGCCTGGCGAGGCAGTTATCATCCCTAAGAACTGTAGCAAAGGTGAACCTGAGTTCAAACAAGTGGTTCCTATTAACTCTTATAGACCtgatttatttgaataCGTATATTTCGCCAGACCGGACAGTGTCTTGGATGGAATATCAGTTTATCACACAAGATTGGCTATGGGTTCTAAATTAGCGGAAAATATTCTAAAGCAACTGAAGCCAGAAGATATTGATGTTGTTATTCCCGTCCCAGATACTGCAAGAACATGTGCACTAGAATGTGCTAATGTGTTAGGGAAGCCTTATAGAGAGGGCTTTGTTAAAAACAGATACGTGGGCAGGACATTTATCATGCCAAACCAGAGGGAAAGGGTTTCTTCAGTAAGGAGGAAGCTTAACCCTATGGAGTCTGAATTTAAGGGTAAGAAGGTTCTGATAGTGGATGATTCTATTGTCAGAGGTACTACTTCAAAAGAGATTGTTAACATGGCCAAGGAATCCGGTGCAACAAAGGTTTACTTCGCTTCAGCTGCCCCAGCCATTCGTTACAACCATATTTATGGTATTGACTTAACAGACACAAAGAACTTGATTGCTTATAACAGAACCGATGAAGAAGTGGCGGAAGTAATCGGTTGTGAAAGAGTCATTTACCAATCATTGGAAGATTTGATTGATTGTTGTAAAACTGATAAAATAACCAAATTCGAAGATGGTGTATTTACCGGAAATTATGTCACTGGTGTTGAAGACGGTTATATTcaagaattggaagaaaaacgTGAATCGATCGCAAATAATTCATCAGATATGAAGGCTGAAGTCGATATCGGATTATATAATTGTGCAGATTATTGA
- the YME2 gene encoding Yme2p (Integral inner mitochondrial membrane protein; role in maintaining mitochondrial nucleoid structure and number; mutants exhibit an increased rate of mitochondrial DNA escape; shows some sequence similarity to exonucleases) has translation MLLVRTTSLNVSRMPVPCLARGIGILKGKYRLANLMNAQPSVRHVSSEIQQKDQQAGESNTATDTGVIHKSDEETLIYFDNVYARTTSVWNPTLWYNLLLRNQSRDAVREKIRNLASPPNNPIYGLELKSTIPVKRDGGVFATFVVPPKYTKAQVNSLIQQNTARESSKNLLSYFTRASAFPVKGSPWIEDLRRLPSTTIVIKFQGPALTEEEIYSLFRRYGTIIDIFPPTAANNNVAKVRYRSFRGAISAKNCVSGIEIHNTVLHIQYENIRRGHLVSNFFTNHTRIAIPVLFALLSIFAVLVFDPIREFSIEQKITHKYSLSWDNKFWKQLKTLTSSTMTSIKYYWGGPDDNHQRKHLWEERIEKVNDLKMWLEENNNTFVVIRGPRGSGKHDLVMQHTLQNRANVLYLDCDKLIKSRTDPMFLKNAASQLGYFPIFPWIDSVTGVLDLTVQGLTGQKTGLSETKESRFRNMLTTSLMSIRRIALKNYKAFVSTGDGTVNVKEEDYLQQHPEAKPVIVIDRFEGKSEINGFVYKELSDWAAMLVQMNIAHVIFLTETVASNQRLSESLPNQVFKNLILSDASKENSRNYVLSQLEDYLYYNKKSKGENVKEPESEKETAENNDSDSEADTSVKKAEVILNEKELQEIDASLEPLGGRMLDLQAFVRRVKSGEEPSEAVDKMIEQASEQITQMFLSDKIDSNKSAQAWELIELLSANPVIPFHEIVNKPLFKAAPETGIMELENNGLITVSRDRGVLQEIRPAKPLYRAAFTYLINDPELAKVLKTRYLLKVVGFETGRIKKWEEELKPLGKVPDQKLFKTRLDYLSGKINASNAVITKCEEEIKNLSK, from the coding sequence ATGTTGCTAGTACGAACGACTTCCCTGAATGTGTCAAGGATGCCAGTGCCATGCCTCGCCAGAGGAATAGGCATCCTCAAGGGCAAATATAGACTAGCGAACCTGATGAATGCCCAACCCTCAGTGAGACATGTGTCGAGCGAGATCCAGCAAAAGGATCAGCAGGCAGGAGAGTCAAACACCGCCACCGATACTGGTGTTATTCACAAATCAGATGAAGAAACTCTGATATATTTCGATAATGTTTACGCTAGAACCACCTCGGTTTGGAATCCAACACTGTGGTACAATCTCCTGCTAAGAAACCAGTCACGGGATGCAGTGAGGGAGAAAATAAGGAATTTAGCCAGTCCACCCAATAACCCCATTTATGGACTGGAGTTGAAGTCTACCATTCCAGTGAAAAGGGATGGTGGTGTATTTGCCACATTTGTCGTTCCACCCAAGTATACAAAAGCTCAGGTAAATTCTCTAATCCAACAGAATACAGCCAGAGAATCCTCTAAAAACTTACTCTCGTACTTCACTCGAGCTTCTGCCTTCCCAGTAAAGGGTTCGCCTTGGATTGAGGATTTAAGAAGACTACCAAGTACCACTATAGTCATCAAGTTCCAAGGGCCCGCCTtaacagaagaagaaatatactCTTTATTCAGAAGATATGGGACaattattgatattttcccTCCCACTGCTGCTAACAACAATGTGGCAAAGGTAAGATACCGTTCATTCCGTGGTGCCATTTCTGCCAAGAATTGTGTTTCCGGTATCGAAATTCATAATACCGTCTTACACATACAATACGAAAATATCAGAAGAGGCCATCTAGttagtaattttttcaccaaCCATACAAGGATTGCTATTCCAGTTTTATTTGCGCTACTTTCAATCTTTGCTGTTTTAGTGTTTGATCCTATAAGAGAATTTTCGATTGAACAGAAGATCACTCACAAATATTCTTTATCGTGGGACAATAAGTTTTGGAAACAACTGAAAACGCTAACCTCATCTACCATGACTTCTATCAAGTACTACTGGGGCGGCCCTGATGATAATCACCAAAGAAAGCATTTATGGGAGGAAAGAATAGAGAAAGTGAATGACCTGAAAATGTGgcttgaagaaaataataatactttTGTGGTTATAAGGGGGCCTAGAGGTTCAGGGAAACATGATTTGGTCATGCAACACACTTTGCAAAATAGAGCAAATGTTTTGTATTTGGATTGTGATAAATTGATTAAGTCCAGAACAGATCCTatgtttttaaaaaatgcCGCTAGTCAATTGGGTTATTTCCCAATATTCCCATGGATTGACTCTGTCACAGGTGTCCTTGATTTAACAGTGCAAGGATTAACAGGGCAAAAAACTGGGTTGTCTGAGACGAAGGAATCTCGGTTTAGAAACATGTTAACTACCTCATTGATGTCCATTAGACGTATTGCTCTCAAGAATTACAAGGCTTTTGTTTCCACCGGTGATGGGACAGTTAATGTTAAGGAAGAAGATTACCTACAGCAACATCCGGAAGCTAAACCCGTTATCGTCATAGATAGGTTTGAGGGCAAGTCGGAAATAAATGGATTTGTGTATAAGGAACTATCCGATTGGGCAGCTATGCTAGTTCAAATGAATATTGCTCATGTGATTTTCTTAACGGAAACCGTTGCATCCAACCAAAGATTGAGCGAATCACTACCCAATCAAGTCTTCAAAAACCTAATCCTATCAGATGCCTCAAAAGAGAATTCGAGGAACTATGTATTATCCCAATTGGAGGATTACTTATAttacaataaaaaatccAAGGGTGAAAACGTAAAAGAACCTGAATCAGAAAAGGAAACTgctgaaaataatgattcTGATAGTGAGGCCGATACGAGTGTCAAAAAAGCTGAGGTTATTttaaatgaaaaggaattaCAGGAAATTGACGCTTCTTTAGAGCCATTGGGTGGTAGGATGTTAGACTTACAGGCATTTGTAAGAAGGGTAAAGTCAGGAGAAGAGCCCTCGGAAGCAGTAGACAAAATGATTGAACAGGCTTCTGAGCAAATAACTCAAATGTTTTTAAGTGACAAGATTGACAGCAATAAAAGTGCACAAGCCTGGGAATTAATCGAATTATTGAGTGCGAACCCAGTCATTCCATTCCATGAAATCGTTAACAAGCCATTATTCAAAGCCGCACCAGAAACGGGAATCATGGAATTGGAGAATAATGGTTTAATAACTGTATCTAGAGATAGGGGTGTTTTACAGGAAATCAGGCCTGCCAAACCGCTATACAGGGCAGCATTCACATACTTGATCAACGATCCTGAACTCGCAAAAGTGCTAAAAACCCGTTACTTATTAAAGGTTGTGGGTTTTGAAACTGGTAGAATCAAGAAATgggaagaagaattaaaaCCTTTGGGGAAAGTTCCTGATCAGAAACTTTTCAAGACCAGATTGGACTATTTATCCGGTAAAATCAATGCCAGTAATGCAGTCATTACCAAAtgtgaagaagaaattaaaaaccTATCTAAGTGA